The following proteins are encoded in a genomic region of Salmo salar unplaced genomic scaffold, Ssal_v3.1, whole genome shotgun sequence:
- the LOC106597150 gene encoding glypican-5, whose translation MKASENLTNLVLQASYRNMAGEASGLVRELFAYVGLFLIGSDLDVDDVTSRFFDALFPLVYNRLVNLGHVTPGYAECVRSARRDLTPFGASPGLLANQIGRSGVEGRVLLQALHLGVEVINTTDHLVFSRECRKALLRMQYCPHCHGFTLSKPCMGYCLNVMRGCLASMAEVDPHWREFERSLEGLSARMHGTQDLEQVLLGVHAVVHDAVAHAQKNGPHLSAQVRCLVRRCRRHPLDCHSNMKPTSHQTK comes from the exons ATGAAGGCATCAGAGAACCTCACCAACCTGGTCCTCCAGGCGTCGTACCGTAACATGGCCGGGGAGGCGTCGGGTCTGGTGAGAGAGTTGTTCGCTTACGTCGGCCTCTTCCTCATCGGCTCCGACCTCGATGTTGACGACGTCACCAGCCGCTTCTTCGACGCTCTCTTCCCATTGGTCTACAACCGCCTCGTCAACCTCGGCCACGTCACCCCCGGTTACGCCGAGTGCGTCCGCTCCGCCCGCCGCGATTTGACCCCGTTCGGCGCCTCTCCAGGACTCCTAGCCAATCAGATCGGGAGGTCCGGGGTCGAAGGTCGCGTGCTGTTACAGGCGTTGCACCTCGGCGTAGAGGTGATCAACACCACGGACCACCTGGTGTTTAGCAGGGAGTGTCGTAAAGCTCTGCTCAGGATGCAGTACTGTCCCCACTGTCACGGATTCACCCTGTCTAAACCCTGTATGGGCTACTGCCTCAACGTGATGCGAGGCTGTCTGGCTAGCATGGCTGAG gtGGACCCCCATTGGAGAGAATTCGAAAGGTCGTTAGAGGGGCTGTCGGCCCGCATGCACGGAACTCAGGACCTGGAGCAAGTGCTGCTGGGAGTTCACGCCGTCGTCCACGACGCAGTCGCACACGCTCAGAAGAACGGACCACACCTCTCTGCACAGGTGAGGTGTTTGGTGAGGCGTTGTCGTCGTCACCCGTTAGATTGTCATagtaacatgaaaccaaccagtcaccagactaagtga